The nucleotide sequence GGCAGGACGACGGTCAGCGAGCCCGGCTCCGGCGGCGCGGCCAGGGCCGCCGGAGCATCGGGCAGCGGGATCCGCCGGGTGACCAGGCGGGCCGGATCGAGCCGCCCGCTGTCGACGAGCTCCACCAGCGCCGGGTAGTCGGCCGCGGCCATCCCGTGGCTGCCGGCCAGCACCAGCTCCTTCGCGATCATCTCCGGGACCGGGACGACCGGCTCGGCGGTGAGCAGGCCGACCTGCACCAGCACGCCGTGCGGGCGCAGCGCCCGGATCCCGAACGCGAGTGCCTCGGCCCGCCCGGCGGACTCGACGGCCACCCGGGCACCGCCGTCGCCGATCAGCTCGCGCACCCGCTCCGGGCCCTCGGCCGGATCGAGCGTGCCGGCCGCGCCCAGCTCGGCGGCCCTGGCCCGGGCCGCCGGTGCCGGATCGGCGACCACGACCTCGGCCCCCAGTGTCGCCGCGACCAGCACCGCGGCCAGCCCGACGCCGCCGGCCCCGATCACCAGCACGGTGTCGC is from Pseudonocardia autotrophica and encodes:
- a CDS encoding alcohol dehydrogenase catalytic domain-containing protein encodes the protein MRAVRVTAFGAAPELVELPDPVPAPDGVVVRVEATGLCASDRFAWLGHDDGVTLPFVPGHELAGRVVATGPDVRRIRIGDRVTTPFVCGCGDCPQCRDGRSQVCPRQQQPGFTHDGSFAELVALRHADHNLVPLPDGTDAGGAALLGCRVATAYRALTGRGGVRPGDTVLVIGAGGVGLAAVLVAATLGAEVVVADPAPAARARAAELGAAGTLDPAEGPERVRELIGDGGARVAVESAGRAEALAFGIRALRPHGVLVQVGLLTAEPVVPVPEMIAKELVLAGSHGMAAADYPALVELVDSGRLDPARLVTRRIPLPDAPAALAAPPEPGSLTVVLP